The genome window AATTTAGATGAAAAACTCATCGACTGGCTCCTCGTTGTTTGTGCGTGCTGACAGCAGCTCAGCAGTAGTCCTGTTCTCCACCACGGGCCCTTTGGAGGGGCTTCGTCCTGCTGCAACAGTCCTGCTGCCACAGCGCTTCCTGGCTGCATCTGTACAACCAGCGGAGCTCCATTTCTTGGAGGTGGCCTGAGGGTGTATGTGTGCACGTGGCAGACATTCAATCAGCTCCTTGGCCAGACTCTCACCAGCTGAAGCCCCAACAGCTGCGGGTCTCTCAGACTGGAGAGTCATCAAAAGGTCCATGGAGGAAGAGCGAGCAATTGTTTTGACTGCTGTGTCAGAGCGAGGTGAGACGGGGACTCCTGTGTCTACGTTGGTCTctggctcctcctcctcctcttctagGAGGAGATGGGAGAGAGAACGGGTGATGGAGGGGCGCAGAGGAGAGTCAGGGTGATTGGTGGTTGAGGGCGGTGCAGGGCTGCTGCGCTGGGATGAGTAACAGGAGCTGCCTGGAGGGGTGCTGCAGCAGCTTCCTGATCCCAGGCTCTctgctccaccacctcctccatgAAGCTTCTCCAGGACAGGGTCACTGCGCGGTCTGTGGCCTATTCACAACCAAAGACACATCAAGCAGAGTCACAAAAGTGGGCAATTAGAAACCTTTGCTATTGTGTTATACACAACTGTCATTGAACATGAAAATAGCTCAGTGTGGTTTCTTGGTGTATAGTCAGCTCAAAGTGACTGTAGAAAAGAGTTTCATAACCTTGGGGTCAGATGATTTGCAGATGGCGTTGCAGGATAAGACTGATTTAAATatcttgatattttaaaaaaagaaagaaaaaagaagtgatTAGTTGTAAAATATATGACCATGGATGTCCATTAATACTTTTGATTTTGAATACTAAATTATGACTTtctcaaataatttttttttaaattgacagcTCACTAACAGCTGGGATCATGAGCTAAAAAGGGCTCATGGGCCGAGGAACATTTATGAAACACTACTGTAGAAGACTGATCAGCTTCTACAAACTGCATCGTAATGTCGCTAAATAGCTACTTTCCAACTGTTATTAATCTCAAGTATTAAAGGTTACCTGTGGAGTCTTCTTGTAAActaacaaaagttatgtttacattcagtgttactcaccacaaaaaaaaaaacatttgcaggaatgtgtatcatgTCACCTGCGTCCTCATGCCACGTATTGAGACAAACACAGCGAGGACTCAGTCAAACTTTCCATGTCTCTGATTCattatgatgattatgattACAATAAGCCTCCTACATAAAAACGGCCGTTTAATACACTGGCAATCTGTGAGCGGttgggaaaataaataatactgtcATGAGTTGAGTCAAATCATTCCATTTGACTCTGTGGCATCTGGACTCTTGTAATTTAGAGACCTGTCTCACTGCCAGTGAGTGGCAGTGAGACAGGTCTAGTGTCCTCTCCTGCTGCCTCTTCCCTAGAGCGCCTTGTGAATTTGTGGAAAGTACCAAATAATATAACATACACTGCAGATTTAACACACTGTAGAGTACAGCATCTTAAACCCTGTGAACACTGTTTCCACTTCTGTGTACTTACCTTGCCTGTGTGTTTGCCAGGGCAGGTGTGTGGTGAGGCTGCAGGGCGACTGTACTGAGCTCCTGAGCTGCATTCCTCGGGGGGACACGCTGGGGCAGGTCAGGGGGAAAGCACAGGTCAGAGGTCGCTGAGGTTGAGCTGGGGTATTCACCTGCAGCAcagaaggacaggaggagggggatTATGATTTACACCGGCACTAGAGAGATTTAAGCAAGTTAAGTAACTTTGACAGAATTAACATACACGCATCTGACATATGGCTATTGTGACAGCTTTGAGTTGGTTCTGTGAAAAACAGCAACCACATGCTTTTTTGATTTCATTACCACAAGAAAAATTACATGACATGTGTTTTCCCCTTTCTATTGTTGAACAGATGCTGTTTTATCTTATGGGGGTGGTCATAACAGATGATTTTAACAACAGTTGGAAGCTTGATTTGTGTATTCTGAGCTAATGAAGGACATCTAACGCACACAGTGGACACTGATTATTCTGTGGCTTGTGGCTaaacaagatttttttaaacctgaTTGCTTTCTCATCAGGTTTGTGTAATGTGACATTGTTAAAAACTTAAATCGGAGATGTGACACCTGCACCAATCAATACGATTTGAGACACAAGGGAAGAAAAGCAGCCACTCACATATGAGTTTCCCCACCCAGCTTGCTCTAGTCTTTATCATTTGGTACATAATTGTATTTGGACAAATAAATCTAATctacaataacaatgtatctGAATTGGTTCACATTAATTACCATTAcaaattcaaatacaaaatactttCTCTTCAAAAAATATTTGGACAGAAAGAATTATTTCTCTATTTCTATATAGGCTACATCTAAACAGATGCTCTATTATTTCTCATCATGaagcaaaaaataatacaacatcTATTTTGATTACATTGACAAGTGCTCTAAGTGTTTGGACAACATCTGGTAACGAAATGTGATTTATGAAAACCATGTTGTGCACGTAGCACAATAACTGTGTGTCTATTTACATTCTTAGGTCTCTTTATTTAACGTGAGATAATTGTGAATGGAAGAAAATCTTCTCCTTGATTTATTCCAGGTTAAATCATCATCAGTTTGTCAAACATAACatgaaacataaacataaagctGAAAGGCAACACATTCCTTCATTTCACAAACGACTGCTGCTTTCCCTCCAAAGCAAACTTGTTATTGGCCGACTACATATTGAGTACAAAATTTCTTGTTctacaaataacattttagcAGGACAATGAACAAAGATCCTGCTCTTTGGACTCTGTAAGTTGTGAGATAATTATAGCGTAAACCTTCCAGCagactgctgtgtgtttatagttAATATAGGGCGGCTTCAGACTGCCGCAGCCACTGATGTATGACAAACCTCATGATTTAACCTGCCATAAATCAAGGAGAAGCTTTTCCTCCATTCACAATTATCTAACATGTTAAACAAGACAGACTAAAAGAcgtaaaaaaacacacatcagtcaTTAAGCTGCATATAAAACATACAATTAAAAAGCATGAACTGAACAATCATGTCTGAAACATGAAGCATGTgcacattttgacacatttgacaACTTTCATCACATTTTGACAGTATAAAATGAGGAAATTAGGTGTATTTAAAGCTGCTTTTACCTGGAAGAGAACCTTATTGCCATCCAGGTCTTCTGTCTGCCAGCGTGTAGTGCTGATGGGGGTACAGGGGTTGGGCAACAGAGGGACTAGCTGGCCAATTTCTTCCACACTAAATTGCAGTACGGCAGAGCTGCATGGCTCCACTCGAACCCCTGGTGACAACTGTTTTAAAGCCAGCTGCAGGCACAGCCCAGGCTCTGTGTGGGGAGGCGATATGAGAGCAGCAGACTGACTTCTGTGAAATAttctttcacttgttttgaGAATTTCTTCCAAAATACAACTGATATTTTGAATATTGCAGATAATTTCATGTTGTTAAGATACAAAAATATTCTGCAGAATAAACAAATAGATGTGTATTGAGATTTTTTGTCACTTCACTGCCTATTTGCTTTCCTtcttaatataataaaaaaagctAAGTCTTAAAGCTGGACTTGTTGAGATAAATATGTTATAGAATGTAAGCACTGCAAAAATCAAAGGGCAACACTTTTAAGACGTACCTGTGTGGAGAGTGAACCAGCAGAAGCCTgtcttctgctcctctgcctgtcGCTGCAG of Siniperca chuatsi isolate FFG_IHB_CAS linkage group LG7, ASM2008510v1, whole genome shotgun sequence contains these proteins:
- the LOC122878583 gene encoding protein FAM124B produces the protein MFRRAVAIKRADDENVDSGAETAESDCSRMSSSGFELMTSQVRQQRQQQLLLMNLHLLANPGDSLLLQHTLDRLLRWLCPTLRIFHVSERASPFRSYTRLCPVAGYPSLAITFFLHEAYGEERILKVLDFFQRPPWQYHHTESCGSRTGGIHITSCSSPANALMRPYLLPSRDFYSLGAGMPVWGVRPVHCGGEILRVTLYSGYDNYEDAVRLYETVLQRQAEEQKTGFCWFTLHTEPGLCLQLALKQLSPGVRVEPCSSAVLQFSVEEIGQLVPLLPNPCTPISTTRWQTEDLDGNKVLFQVNTPAQPQRPLTCAFPLTCPSVSPRGMQLRSSVQSPCSLTTHLPWQTHRQGHRPRSDPVLEKLHGGGGGAESLGSGSCCSTPPGSSCYSSQRSSPAPPSTTNHPDSPLRPSITRSLSHLLLEEEEEEPETNVDTGVPVSPRSDTAVKTIARSSSMDLLMTLQSERPAAVGASAGESLAKELIECLPRAHIHPQATSKKWSSAGCTDAARKRCGSRTVAAGRSPSKGPVVENRTTAELLSARTNNEEPVDEFFI